Proteins encoded by one window of Pseudonocardia sp. HH130629-09:
- the pseI gene encoding pseudaminic acid synthase: MRTPDPIEIGGHLVGPGERPFVIAEVSGNHNGSLDRALEIVDAIAGTGAQAVKFQTYRADTITIDADGPAFRIRDDHGLWGGRNLYQLYEQAHTPWEWHEPLFARAREHGLVPFSSPFDPTAIELLESLDAPAYKVASAELVDLPLIRAMAATGKPMVISTGMATLAEIDAAVAAAREGGATQIVLLACTASYPADPVDANLQTIPALREAFGVPIGLSDHTPGIGVPVAAVALGAVAIEKHVTLRRDDGGVDSDFSLEPAELASLVTETDVARRAMGPARFGPRESERDTLALRRSLWVVADVAAGEKVTADNVRSIRPAGGLHTDTIGTVLGRTFTRDVARGTPLTWDLI; this comes from the coding sequence ATGCGCACCCCGGACCCGATCGAGATCGGCGGCCACCTCGTGGGACCCGGCGAACGACCGTTCGTCATCGCGGAGGTCTCCGGCAACCACAACGGCTCGCTGGACAGGGCGCTGGAGATCGTCGACGCGATCGCCGGGACCGGGGCGCAGGCGGTGAAGTTCCAGACCTACCGGGCCGACACGATCACCATCGACGCCGACGGCCCGGCCTTCCGGATCCGTGACGACCACGGTCTGTGGGGCGGGCGGAACCTCTACCAGCTCTACGAGCAGGCGCACACGCCCTGGGAGTGGCACGAGCCGCTGTTCGCCCGTGCGCGGGAGCACGGCCTGGTGCCGTTCTCCAGCCCGTTCGACCCGACGGCGATCGAGCTGCTGGAGTCCCTCGACGCGCCGGCGTACAAGGTGGCCTCGGCCGAGCTGGTCGACCTGCCGCTGATCCGGGCGATGGCCGCGACCGGCAAGCCGATGGTGATCTCCACCGGGATGGCGACGCTGGCCGAGATCGACGCCGCCGTCGCCGCCGCCCGCGAGGGCGGTGCGACGCAGATCGTGCTGCTGGCCTGCACCGCCTCGTACCCGGCGGACCCGGTCGACGCGAACCTGCAGACGATCCCGGCGTTGCGCGAGGCGTTCGGCGTGCCGATCGGGCTGTCCGACCACACCCCGGGCATCGGGGTGCCGGTCGCCGCCGTCGCGCTCGGCGCGGTCGCGATCGAGAAGCACGTGACGCTGCGGCGTGACGACGGCGGCGTCGACTCCGACTTCTCCCTGGAGCCCGCCGAGCTGGCGTCGCTGGTCACCGAGACCGACGTGGCTCGCCGCGCGATGGGCCCGGCCCGGTTCGGCCCCCGCGAGTCCGAGCGCGACACCCTGGCGCTGCGCCGCTCGCTGTGGGTGGTCGCCGACGTCGCCGCGGGCGAGAAAGTGACCGCGGACAACGTCCGGTCGATCCGCCCGGCGGGTGGTCTGCACACCGACACGATCGGCACCGTCCTGGGCCGGACCTTCACCCGCGACGTCGCCCGCGGCACCCCGCTGACCTGGGACCTGATCTGA
- a CDS encoding DUF6541 family protein has protein sequence MTWAQAVPVALVTAAWCVLPGALVARVAGLRGAVCWGAGPLVSVALIATTAVLAGRAGVPWGPWPVLGVTAVLALLCAAVTAGLRRRAGRSRSGPGDDAGDLADRPPFLLRTGPDGPLGGIALAVGVAVTVAIGWLTVVLAFGPVDAVSPTYDAIYHYSAVARVLQTGDASSLTLGELNSPGVPSAYPAAWHDVVSLVVASTGASIPAASNLAAFAAAAVVWPLSCTLLVRQIVGLRAGALLVTPVLATAFTAMPWLLMNWGVLWPNLLGLALVPAGLAAGVTALGLTRDSVVGRARALLLGATTVPALALAHPNAAVSLLVLGLSPVVVAAGLSTVRHVRERRFATAALAPAGALAAVAAVVWLLAWSPFLAGVRTFDWQASMGAREALTGVLWNGTNKRPELVVVSVLVVVGAVLALRHARTAWLVPAHLTSALLYTLAVAREGDLVTALTGAWYNDSHRLAAMVPITGVPLATLGVLGAAGLVVRAVTAVRRAETTPERRRLTAVPVVAVLAAALVLLTGGFRIGVHAAVIADAYRYETGRVLQPGQREFLEAAGRATEPGAVVAANPWTGNGLLYPLTGREVLFPHLSGTWTPDQELIRLRLHDAARDPVVCPAVRATGVDYVIDGPVTWWPWDPRADTYPGLSEIDRALGFEPVLSGGGSTLYRITACGTEPARSTG, from the coding sequence ATGACGTGGGCACAGGCCGTCCCCGTGGCCCTGGTGACCGCGGCCTGGTGCGTCCTGCCCGGGGCGCTCGTCGCCCGCGTCGCGGGACTGCGCGGAGCGGTCTGCTGGGGCGCCGGGCCGCTGGTGTCGGTCGCGCTGATCGCGACCACCGCCGTGCTGGCCGGCCGGGCCGGGGTGCCGTGGGGACCGTGGCCGGTGCTGGGCGTCACCGCCGTGCTCGCGCTCCTGTGCGCCGCGGTGACCGCGGGGCTCCGGCGGCGGGCGGGCCGGTCCCGGTCCGGACCCGGTGACGACGCGGGCGATCTCGCCGACCGTCCGCCGTTCCTGCTGCGCACGGGACCCGACGGCCCCCTTGGCGGGATCGCGCTGGCGGTCGGCGTGGCCGTCACCGTCGCGATCGGCTGGCTGACCGTGGTGCTCGCGTTCGGTCCTGTCGACGCGGTCTCCCCGACCTACGACGCGATCTACCACTACAGCGCGGTCGCCCGGGTCCTGCAGACCGGCGACGCGTCGTCACTGACGCTGGGCGAGCTGAACAGCCCCGGCGTGCCGTCGGCCTACCCCGCCGCCTGGCACGACGTCGTCTCGCTCGTCGTGGCGAGCACCGGCGCGTCGATCCCGGCCGCGTCGAACCTCGCCGCGTTCGCCGCCGCGGCCGTCGTGTGGCCGCTGTCCTGCACGCTGCTCGTCCGCCAGATCGTCGGGCTTCGGGCCGGTGCCCTGCTGGTCACCCCGGTGCTCGCGACGGCGTTCACCGCGATGCCGTGGCTGCTGATGAACTGGGGCGTCCTGTGGCCCAACCTGCTCGGGCTGGCGCTGGTGCCCGCCGGGCTGGCCGCCGGGGTGACCGCGCTGGGTCTGACCCGGGACAGCGTGGTCGGCCGGGCCCGGGCGCTGCTGCTCGGTGCGACGACCGTCCCGGCGCTGGCGCTCGCCCATCCGAACGCCGCGGTCAGCCTGCTCGTGCTGGGTCTGTCCCCGGTGGTGGTCGCGGCCGGGCTCAGCACGGTGCGGCACGTGCGCGAGCGCCGGTTCGCCACGGCGGCCCTCGCCCCGGCGGGTGCGCTCGCCGCGGTCGCTGCCGTGGTGTGGCTGCTGGCGTGGTCGCCCTTCCTCGCCGGCGTCCGGACGTTCGACTGGCAGGCCTCGATGGGGGCTCGCGAGGCGTTGACCGGTGTGCTGTGGAACGGGACGAACAAGCGGCCCGAGCTGGTCGTGGTGTCGGTGCTGGTCGTGGTCGGCGCCGTCCTGGCGCTGCGGCACGCCCGCACCGCGTGGCTGGTGCCGGCCCACCTGACCTCGGCGCTGCTCTACACCCTCGCCGTCGCCCGGGAGGGCGACCTGGTCACCGCGCTGACCGGGGCGTGGTACAACGACTCGCACCGGCTCGCCGCGATGGTCCCGATCACCGGGGTGCCGCTGGCGACGCTGGGTGTGCTCGGCGCCGCGGGCCTGGTGGTCCGTGCGGTGACCGCGGTGCGGCGGGCGGAGACCACCCCGGAGCGACGACGGCTGACGGCCGTCCCGGTCGTCGCCGTCCTCGCCGCGGCGCTGGTCCTGCTCACCGGCGGGTTCCGCATCGGCGTGCACGCCGCCGTGATCGCCGACGCCTACCGCTACGAGACCGGCCGGGTGCTGCAGCCCGGCCAGCGGGAGTTCCTGGAGGCGGCGGGCCGGGCGACCGAACCGGGCGCCGTCGTCGCGGCGAACCCGTGGACCGGCAACGGCCTGCTCTACCCGCTGACCGGGCGCGAGGTGCTCTTCCCGCACCTGTCCGGGACCTGGACGCCCGACCAGGAGCTGATCCGGCTGCGGCTGCACGACGCCGCCCGCGACCCCGTCGTCTGTCCCGCGGTGCGGGCCACCGGCGTCGACTACGTCATCGACGGCCCGGTCACCTGGTGGCCGTGGGACCCGCGGGCCGACACCTACCCCGGGCTGTCCGAGATCGACCGTGCACTCGGGTTCGAGCCCGTCCTCTCCGGGGGCGGCAGCACGCTCTACCGGATCACCGCCTGCGGCACGGAGCCCGCCCGCTCCACCGGCTGA
- a CDS encoding DUF2304 domain-containing protein: MTQEANTVILQILLLAAAVGALVYFVRSGQSVGVRASKRIAFGAFIVLNIYAVLRPNDLTYLARAVGIGRGTDLLVYLLVVAFVFGMLNTYLRDREISQHLTNLARQIAVRDAELTRRESELEQRLTALEERAAGTDGHRAAVTEPSADEVGTARSTRS, translated from the coding sequence ATGACCCAGGAGGCGAACACCGTGATCCTGCAGATCCTGCTCCTGGCCGCCGCGGTCGGCGCGCTCGTCTACTTCGTGCGCAGCGGCCAGAGCGTCGGCGTGCGGGCGAGCAAGCGGATCGCCTTCGGCGCGTTCATCGTGCTGAACATCTACGCGGTCCTGCGCCCGAACGACCTGACCTACCTGGCCCGGGCGGTGGGCATCGGCCGCGGCACGGACCTGCTGGTCTACCTGCTCGTGGTCGCCTTCGTGTTCGGGATGCTGAACACCTACCTGCGGGACCGGGAGATCAGCCAGCACCTGACGAACCTGGCCCGCCAGATCGCCGTCCGGGACGCGGAGCTGACCCGGCGGGAGAGCGAGCTGGAGCAGCGGCTGACCGCCCTGGAGGAGCGCGCTGCGGGGACAGACGGGCACCGGGCGGCCGTCACCGAGCCCTCCGCCGACGAGGTGGGGACGGCCCGCTCCACCAGGAGCTGA
- a CDS encoding HAD family hydrolase, with the protein MIVENAPRLVATDVDGTLLDDGGVVTPRTVAVLERAVAAGAGFVLVTGRPPRWIPPVLARLPEGLVRLCVCANGAVLYDAVDDVVLGAHTLDPAAIGELAALAAELFPGCGFGVERVGNAEGDDGVRGVVDQFLTDPGYVHAWGEHDGGSTSREDLLGHPATKVLIRSPELTSEQMMTALAPKAGGLADLTFSHPSGLIEASAPGITKATGLAEVARRLGVSAADTVAFGDMPNDREMLRWAGLGVAMGNAHPDLAGLADEVTAPHTHDGLAEILERWF; encoded by the coding sequence GTGATCGTCGAGAACGCGCCCCGGCTCGTCGCCACCGACGTCGACGGGACCCTCCTCGACGACGGCGGCGTGGTCACCCCGCGCACCGTCGCCGTGCTGGAGCGGGCGGTCGCCGCCGGCGCCGGGTTCGTGCTGGTGACCGGCCGCCCGCCGCGCTGGATCCCGCCGGTGCTCGCGCGTCTGCCCGAGGGCCTGGTGCGGCTGTGCGTGTGCGCGAACGGCGCGGTGCTCTACGACGCCGTCGACGACGTCGTGCTCGGCGCGCACACCCTGGATCCGGCGGCGATCGGCGAGCTCGCCGCCCTCGCCGCGGAGCTGTTCCCCGGCTGCGGGTTCGGCGTCGAGCGCGTCGGGAACGCCGAGGGTGACGACGGCGTGCGGGGCGTCGTCGACCAGTTCCTCACCGACCCCGGCTACGTGCACGCCTGGGGCGAGCACGACGGCGGCTCCACCAGCCGCGAGGACCTGCTCGGGCACCCGGCGACGAAGGTGCTGATCCGCTCCCCGGAGCTGACCAGCGAGCAGATGATGACCGCACTCGCGCCGAAGGCGGGCGGGCTGGCCGACCTGACGTTCTCGCACCCGTCCGGGCTGATCGAGGCCTCCGCGCCCGGGATCACCAAGGCGACCGGTCTGGCCGAGGTCGCCCGCCGGCTCGGCGTGAGCGCGGCGGACACCGTCGCGTTCGGCGACATGCCCAACGACCGGGAGATGCTGCGCTGGGCCGGGCTCGGCGTCGCGATGGGCAACGCCCACCCCGACCTGGCCGGCCTCGCCGACGAGGTGACCGCCCCGCACACCCACGACGGGCTCGCCGAGATCCTGGAGCGCTGGTTCTGA
- a CDS encoding glycosyltransferase family 2 protein, with protein sequence MVADTGTWVVVPVYNEDTVIAEVVAEIRTAFPNVVCVDDGSRDSSAERIAGTEAHLVRHPINLGQGASLQTGIDYALLRGAERIVTFDADGQHDVADAVRMAAILRGGEADVVLGSRFLESTEPVPPLKRLVLRTVAALSPASRKLKLTDAHNGLRAMNRAVAEDLRITMNGMAHASEIVASLARSSWRIREVPVTIRYTEYSRSKGQSLFNGVNILFDLSVRQR encoded by the coding sequence GTGGTCGCCGACACCGGCACCTGGGTGGTGGTCCCCGTGTACAACGAGGACACCGTCATCGCCGAGGTCGTCGCGGAGATCCGCACGGCCTTCCCGAACGTCGTGTGTGTCGACGACGGCAGCCGGGACTCCTCCGCCGAACGCATCGCCGGCACCGAGGCGCACCTCGTGCGGCACCCGATCAACCTCGGGCAGGGCGCGTCGCTGCAGACCGGGATCGACTACGCCCTGCTCCGCGGGGCGGAGCGGATCGTCACCTTCGACGCCGACGGCCAGCACGACGTCGCCGACGCCGTCCGGATGGCCGCGATCCTGCGCGGCGGCGAGGCCGACGTCGTCCTCGGCTCGCGCTTCCTCGAGTCGACCGAGCCGGTCCCGCCGCTCAAGCGGCTGGTGCTGCGCACCGTCGCGGCGCTGTCCCCGGCCAGCCGCAAGCTCAAGCTCACCGACGCCCACAACGGGCTGCGGGCCATGAACCGCGCGGTCGCGGAGGACCTGCGGATCACCATGAACGGGATGGCGCACGCGTCGGAGATCGTCGCGTCGCTGGCCCGTTCGTCGTGGCGGATCCGCGAGGTCCCGGTCACGATCCGCTACACCGAGTACTCACGATCCAAGGGCCAGTCGCTGTTCAACGGGGTGAACATCCTGTTCGACCTGTCGGTACGGCAGCGATGA
- a CDS encoding putative sugar O-methyltransferase has protein sequence MDPRTLLEVMLADLDSAPELYRPTDFWRTGLEKVVADLRERGFAEFRRHPSATFFYAPQYAPVSRPAAMLSRAFGMLGGPGALLRGRIDQVPVARAHHATVTALDPADRSPSLAGFSESTAGAPAEQLEFDGRRFSRSSLNYLRGLVMLKRAVPDLDVSTVLEIGGGFGTLGEILLSGNPGLRYIDVDIPPVAAVATHYLREALGPEKVGDYAATREREKIVIDELEHPATVLCSWQLPRLTGTVDLFANFISFQEMEPEVVANYANLVTELGARWLLLRNSPTGKPGVREPMLRRHYLEMFDRFELVDSDAGLYGQDCEGTVSEVMVLARRS, from the coding sequence ATGGACCCGAGAACGCTGCTCGAGGTGATGCTGGCCGATCTGGACAGCGCGCCGGAGCTGTACCGGCCGACGGACTTCTGGCGGACCGGGCTGGAGAAGGTGGTCGCCGACCTGCGGGAACGCGGGTTCGCGGAGTTCCGCAGGCACCCGTCGGCCACGTTCTTCTACGCCCCGCAGTACGCGCCGGTGTCCAGGCCGGCGGCGATGCTGTCGCGGGCGTTCGGGATGCTGGGCGGCCCCGGCGCGCTGCTGCGCGGGCGGATCGACCAGGTTCCCGTCGCCCGGGCCCACCACGCCACGGTGACCGCCCTCGACCCCGCCGACCGGTCGCCGTCGCTCGCCGGGTTCAGCGAGTCGACCGCCGGCGCCCCCGCCGAGCAGCTGGAGTTCGACGGCCGCCGGTTCAGCCGGTCGTCGCTGAACTACCTGCGCGGGCTGGTCATGCTCAAGCGGGCCGTGCCCGACCTCGACGTCTCGACCGTCCTGGAGATCGGCGGCGGGTTCGGCACGCTCGGGGAGATCCTGCTGTCGGGCAACCCCGGACTGCGCTACATCGATGTCGACATCCCGCCGGTCGCCGCCGTCGCCACGCACTACCTGCGCGAGGCGCTCGGGCCGGAGAAGGTCGGCGACTACGCGGCCACCCGCGAGCGCGAGAAGATCGTGATCGACGAGCTGGAGCACCCGGCGACCGTGCTGTGCTCCTGGCAGCTGCCCCGGCTCACCGGGACCGTCGACCTGTTCGCCAACTTCATCTCCTTCCAGGAGATGGAGCCCGAGGTGGTGGCGAACTACGCGAACCTGGTCACCGAACTGGGGGCCCGCTGGCTGCTGCTGCGCAACTCCCCGACCGGCAAGCCGGGAGTGCGCGAGCCCATGCTGCGGCGCCACTACCTGGAGATGTTCGACCGGTTCGAGCTCGTCGACTCCGACGCCGGGCTCTACGGCCAGGACTGCGAGGGCACGGTGTCCGAGGTGATGGTGCTCGCGCGGCGCTCGTAG
- a CDS encoding DUF350 domain-containing protein yields MILAQAFDATYWGFLGRGVGAILLYAVIGTLLMLIGFWAIDLTTPGKLPAMVRGGLPNAVTITSAGMLSMAFIIVTAIYGSYGSLLQGVVSSLVFGLIGIVAQVAAVRLLEWVTGIDIGEVIQSDEPRAVAKVVAAAHVALGLIVAVAVF; encoded by the coding sequence GTGATCCTCGCCCAGGCGTTCGACGCCACGTACTGGGGCTTCCTCGGCCGCGGTGTCGGCGCGATCCTGCTCTACGCCGTGATCGGCACCCTGCTCATGCTGATCGGCTTCTGGGCCATCGACCTCACCACGCCCGGCAAGCTCCCGGCGATGGTGCGCGGCGGCCTGCCGAACGCGGTGACCATCACCTCGGCCGGCATGCTGTCGATGGCGTTCATCATCGTCACCGCGATCTACGGCTCCTACGGCTCGCTGCTGCAGGGTGTCGTGTCGTCGCTGGTGTTCGGCCTGATCGGGATCGTCGCCCAGGTCGCCGCGGTGCGGCTGCTGGAGTGGGTGACCGGCATCGACATCGGTGAGGTCATCCAGTCCGACGAGCCGCGGGCGGTCGCGAAGGTCGTCGCGGCCGCGCACGTCGCGCTCGGCCTGATCGTCGCGGTCGCGGTCTTCTAG
- a CDS encoding nucleotide disphospho-sugar-binding domain-containing protein, translating into MRVLVVAAPLSGHLTPLLPLAHALWDSGHEVLLAGGGDAHPLPGADPLPFIDVARSLRVGRLAARSLVAHPVTARAELAGRGGDAGVRSLFGPVNEELTDALVTVAEQWRPDVVVYEPLAVAGALAAARHDVPAVLHENGLLDGFALVRTLLDSRPLQRARLRHGLRGVPPPAIALTIAPSSLVGARDALAVRPGRARGSGRSALPAWLSGPSVRPRVLVLRGGGPLRGDLQASAVRALDDLRDDGPDCELVLVRPPARLLRHGRRGVRTVGRVPLDELLPACAAVLHDGSAAHVLAALAAGVPQLALPGPGDRRHNAELVAARGAGLGGPFTADALRRLLHDGELAAAARDVRAEIAAMPPPQARVEVLTALA; encoded by the coding sequence GTGCGTGTTCTGGTGGTGGCGGCCCCGCTGTCGGGGCATCTGACACCTCTGTTGCCGCTCGCCCACGCGCTCTGGGACTCCGGGCACGAGGTGCTGCTCGCCGGCGGCGGCGACGCGCACCCGCTCCCCGGGGCGGACCCGCTGCCGTTCATCGACGTCGCACGCAGCCTGCGGGTGGGCAGGCTCGCCGCGCGCTCGCTCGTCGCGCACCCGGTGACCGCGCGGGCCGAGCTGGCCGGGCGCGGCGGCGACGCCGGGGTGCGTTCGCTGTTCGGCCCGGTGAACGAGGAGCTCACCGACGCGCTGGTGACCGTCGCCGAGCAGTGGCGGCCCGACGTCGTGGTGTACGAGCCCCTCGCCGTCGCGGGAGCGCTCGCGGCCGCCCGGCACGACGTCCCCGCGGTGCTGCACGAGAACGGCCTGCTCGACGGGTTCGCGCTGGTCCGCACGCTGCTGGACTCCCGCCCGCTGCAGCGGGCCCGGCTGCGGCACGGGCTGCGCGGGGTCCCGCCGCCGGCGATCGCCCTGACCATCGCCCCGTCGAGCCTGGTCGGCGCACGCGACGCGCTGGCCGTGCGGCCGGGCCGGGCCCGCGGCTCGGGCCGGTCGGCGCTGCCGGCGTGGCTGAGCGGCCCCTCGGTGCGGCCGCGGGTGCTGGTGCTGCGCGGCGGCGGGCCGCTGCGGGGCGATCTGCAGGCCTCGGCGGTACGCGCGCTGGACGACCTCCGCGACGACGGGCCGGACTGCGAACTCGTGCTCGTCCGGCCCCCGGCGCGGCTGCTGCGCCACGGCCGACGCGGTGTGCGCACGGTCGGGCGGGTCCCGCTCGACGAGCTGCTGCCCGCCTGCGCCGCGGTGCTGCACGACGGCAGCGCCGCGCACGTGCTGGCCGCGCTGGCCGCGGGCGTCCCGCAGCTCGCGTTGCCCGGTCCGGGCGACCGGCGGCACAACGCGGAGCTGGTCGCGGCCCGCGGCGCCGGGCTGGGCGGCCCGTTCACCGCCGACGCGCTGCGCAGGCTGCTGCACGACGGCGAGCTCGCCGCCGCCGCCCGCGACGTGCGCGCGGAGATCGCCGCGATGCCGCCGCCGCAGGCCAGGGTCGAGGTGCTGACCGCCCTGGCCTGA
- a CDS encoding NAD-dependent epimerase/dehydratase family protein: MRALVTGGAGFIGSTLVESLLARGDDVLVVDDLSAGTRDNLAPGVTMAELDIRDTAALTALGAQYRPDAVFHLAAQIDVRRSMADPVHDASVNVLGTLSVLQAARDAGAGAVVVCSTGGAIYGDGAPLPTTEAEPAEPESPYGMSKLAAERYTRFFVRTHGLPALVLRFANVYGPRQHPAGGAGVVSLFCDRARTGSRPTVFGDGGQTRDFLYVGDVARAALASADRLAAGELAGEVFNVGTGTESTIVELAATIGTIADLTPEEFAPEFLPARPGELRRSCLDPSRGIAALGLPAPTPLAEGLAHTWSWHTGRRHPAY; the protein is encoded by the coding sequence ATGCGCGCGCTCGTCACCGGCGGAGCCGGCTTCATCGGCTCCACCCTGGTCGAGTCCCTTCTCGCCCGCGGCGACGACGTCCTCGTCGTCGACGACCTCTCCGCCGGGACGCGGGACAACCTCGCCCCGGGCGTCACGATGGCCGAGCTCGACATCCGCGACACCGCCGCGCTCACCGCGCTCGGCGCGCAGTACCGCCCGGACGCGGTGTTCCACCTGGCCGCCCAGATCGACGTGCGCCGCTCGATGGCGGACCCGGTGCACGACGCCTCGGTCAACGTCCTCGGCACCCTGAGCGTGCTGCAGGCCGCCCGCGACGCGGGTGCGGGCGCGGTCGTCGTGTGTTCCACCGGCGGTGCCATCTACGGCGACGGCGCCCCCCTGCCGACGACCGAGGCTGAGCCCGCCGAGCCGGAGTCGCCGTACGGCATGAGCAAGCTGGCCGCGGAGCGCTACACCCGGTTCTTCGTCCGGACGCACGGTCTGCCGGCACTGGTGCTGCGGTTCGCGAACGTCTACGGCCCGCGCCAGCACCCGGCGGGCGGCGCCGGTGTGGTCTCGCTGTTCTGCGACCGGGCCCGCACCGGGTCCCGGCCGACCGTGTTCGGCGACGGCGGTCAGACCCGCGACTTCCTCTACGTCGGCGACGTCGCGCGGGCGGCGCTCGCGTCGGCCGACCGGCTCGCGGCCGGGGAGCTGGCCGGTGAGGTATTCAACGTCGGCACCGGCACCGAGTCCACGATCGTCGAGCTGGCCGCGACGATCGGGACGATCGCCGACCTCACGCCGGAGGAGTTCGCCCCCGAGTTCCTGCCGGCCCGGCCCGGGGAGCTGCGCCGCAGCTGCCTCGACCCGTCGCGCGGGATCGCCGCGCTCGGCCTGCCCGCACCGACCCCGCTGGCCGAGGGCCTCGCGCACACCTGGTCCTGGCACACCGGGCGCCGACACCCCGCGTACTGA
- a CDS encoding phosphatase PAP2 family protein, translated as MADTADTLDGSGPQPPADVPPTGEVAVLASVQGVLANDTTVRVARGMSLFGEHAAGWLAIGVLGAALDRPRRREWLGSAAAVAFAHGASIGVKRVVRRRRPDHPAVRVLVGTPSRLSFPSSHATSTTAAAVLYGGLLGMRSRPVAAAGVGLMALSRLVLGVHYPTDVATGTALGAAVAGTARRVISRNPTTGG; from the coding sequence GTGGCTGACACGGCAGACACCCTGGACGGGTCCGGTCCGCAACCGCCCGCCGACGTCCCGCCCACCGGCGAGGTCGCCGTGCTGGCGTCCGTGCAGGGCGTTCTTGCGAACGACACCACCGTGCGGGTCGCCCGCGGGATGTCGCTGTTCGGCGAGCACGCCGCCGGCTGGCTGGCGATCGGCGTCCTGGGTGCCGCGCTGGACCGTCCCCGCCGTCGCGAGTGGCTCGGCTCCGCCGCCGCCGTCGCGTTCGCGCACGGCGCCTCGATCGGGGTCAAGCGCGTCGTCCGGCGCCGCCGACCGGACCACCCCGCGGTCCGGGTCCTGGTGGGCACCCCGAGCCGGCTGAGCTTCCCGTCCTCGCACGCCACGTCCACCACCGCCGCCGCCGTGCTCTACGGCGGCCTGCTGGGCATGCGCTCCCGCCCGGTGGCCGCGGCGGGTGTGGGCCTGATGGCGCTGTCGCGCCTGGTCCTCGGCGTGCACTACCCGACCGACGTCGCCACCGGCACCGCGCTCGGCGCGGCCGTCGCCGGTACCGCGCGACGCGTGATCTCACGCAACCCCACCACCGGAGGGTGA
- a CDS encoding decaprenyl-phosphate phosphoribosyltransferase, giving the protein MDPSERTTAMVARGLLKTMRPRQWVKNVLVFAAPFVSGQLFDVPVLVDCLIAFVAFSLAASGVYLVNDALDVEADRAHPTKRRRPIASGIVPVPLAFVAAGVLFAGSIALSFAVTWQLIIVLAVYVAVQLSYCLWLKHQPVLDICIVASGFLMRSIAGGVATGIPLSQWFLLVTGFGSLFMVAGKRYAEINLAERTGAKIRKSLENYTASYLRYIWSLSATVMIVMYGLWAFEIREDHNSVWSVLSIVPFVVAVLRYSVDVDRGTGGEPEEIALADRALQVLALAWIAMLTLAVYS; this is encoded by the coding sequence ATGGACCCGTCCGAGCGGACCACCGCGATGGTCGCCCGCGGCCTGCTGAAGACGATGCGCCCGCGCCAGTGGGTGAAGAACGTCCTGGTCTTCGCCGCGCCGTTCGTCAGCGGCCAGCTCTTCGACGTGCCGGTCCTCGTCGACTGCCTGATCGCCTTCGTCGCGTTCTCGCTGGCCGCGTCCGGCGTCTACCTGGTCAACGACGCGCTCGACGTCGAGGCCGACCGCGCGCACCCGACCAAGCGCCGCCGCCCGATCGCGTCCGGCATCGTTCCGGTGCCGCTGGCCTTCGTGGCGGCGGGCGTGCTGTTCGCCGGCTCGATCGCGCTGTCGTTCGCGGTCACCTGGCAGTTGATCATCGTGCTCGCCGTCTACGTGGCGGTGCAGCTGTCGTACTGTCTGTGGCTCAAGCACCAGCCGGTGCTCGACATCTGCATCGTGGCCTCCGGCTTCCTGATGCGGTCCATCGCCGGCGGTGTCGCCACCGGGATCCCGCTGTCGCAGTGGTTCCTGCTGGTCACCGGTTTCGGGTCGCTGTTCATGGTCGCCGGCAAGCGCTACGCCGAGATCAACCTCGCCGAGCGCACCGGCGCGAAGATCCGCAAGTCGCTGGAGAACTACACGGCGTCCTACCTGCGCTACATCTGGTCGCTCTCGGCCACCGTCATGATCGTGATGTACGGGCTGTGGGCGTTCGAGATCCGCGAGGACCACAACTCGGTCTGGTCGGTGCTGTCGATCGTGCCGTTCGTGGTCGCGGTGCTGCGCTACTCCGTGGACGTCGACCGGGGGACCGGCGGCGAGCCGGAGGAGATCGCGCTCGCGGACCGGGCGTTGCAGGTCCTGGCGCTGGCCTGGATCGCGATGCTCACCCTGGCCGTCTACAGCTGA